Proteins encoded in a region of the Zea mays cultivar B73 chromosome 2, Zm-B73-REFERENCE-NAM-5.0, whole genome shotgun sequence genome:
- the LOC100282013 gene encoding 60S ribosomal protein L35, producing the protein MARIKVHELRGKSKADLQAQLKEFKSELSLLRVAKVTGGAPNKLSKIKVVRTSIARVLTVISQKQKSALREAYKKKKLLPLDLRPKKTRAIRRRLTKHQLSLKTEREKKREKYFPMRKYAIKA; encoded by the exons ATGG CCCGGATCAAGGTGCACGAGCTGCGGGGGAAGAGCAAGGCGGATCTGCAAGCGCAGCTTAAGGAGTTTAAGTCGGAGCTCTCCCTGCTACGCGTAGCCAAGGTCACCGGCGGGGCTCCCAACAAGCTCTCCAAGAT CAAGGTTGTGCGCACCTCCATCGCGCGCGTGCTGACCGTCATCTCGCAGAAGCAGAAGTCGGCGCTGCGTGAGGCGTACAAGAAGAAGAAGCTGCTCCCGCTCGACCTCCGCCCCAAGAAGACCCGCGCCATCCGCAGGCGCCTCACCAAGCACCAG CTCTCCTTGAAGACCGAGAGGGAAAAGAAGCGTGAGAAGTATTTCCCCATGAGGAAGTACGCTATCAAGGCCTAG